In one Streptomyces sp. NBC_01241 genomic region, the following are encoded:
- a CDS encoding O-methyltransferase, whose translation MARWTEVDDYFNGLLVGSDEALDAAVEASDKAGLPAIQVAANQGKLLHLLARLQGARTVLEIGTLGGYSTIWLARALPEGGKLVTLESDPECAEVARGNIERAGLAEVVEIRVGRALDTLPELAEEGYGPFDVVFIDADKPSNPDYLAWSLKLTRPGSLIIADNVVRDGEVVDGASDDPKVQGVRRFTELVAAEPTLTATALQTVGSKGHDGLMMALVTDGR comes from the coding sequence ATGGCGCGATGGACCGAGGTCGACGACTACTTCAACGGCCTGCTGGTGGGCTCGGACGAAGCCCTGGACGCGGCCGTCGAGGCCAGTGACAAGGCTGGACTCCCGGCGATCCAGGTCGCCGCCAACCAGGGCAAGCTGCTGCATCTGCTGGCCAGGCTCCAGGGGGCGCGCACCGTGCTGGAGATCGGCACCCTGGGTGGCTACAGCACCATCTGGCTGGCCCGCGCGCTGCCCGAGGGCGGCAAACTCGTGACGCTCGAATCCGATCCGGAGTGCGCCGAGGTGGCGCGTGGGAACATCGAGCGCGCCGGCCTGGCGGAGGTCGTCGAGATCCGGGTCGGCCGGGCCCTCGACACGCTGCCGGAGCTCGCGGAGGAGGGGTACGGGCCGTTCGACGTCGTGTTCATCGACGCCGACAAGCCGAGCAACCCCGACTACCTGGCCTGGTCCCTGAAGCTGACCCGGCCCGGCAGCCTGATCATCGCCGACAACGTCGTACGCGACGGAGAGGTGGTCGACGGCGCCAGTGACGACCCGAAGGTGCAGGGCGTACGCCGGTTCACCGAACTCGTCGCGGCCGAACCGACCTTGACCGCGACCGCTCTGCAGACCGTCGGCAGCAAGGGGCACGACGGCCTGATGATGGCGCTCGTCACCGACGGACGGTAG